In one Sphingobium indicum B90A genomic region, the following are encoded:
- a CDS encoding alkylphosphonate utilization protein, whose protein sequence is MSDTNDDYVYDEASGEWISAAEAAAKDHASNRIEVHDSAGNLLADGDSVITIKDLKVKGAGQTLRKGTVIKSIRLTGDAQEIDCRYEGIKGLVLRAEFVRKH, encoded by the coding sequence ATGAGCGATACAAACGACGATTATGTGTATGACGAAGCTTCGGGCGAGTGGATCTCCGCGGCGGAGGCAGCTGCCAAGGACCATGCCTCAAACCGGATTGAAGTGCATGATTCCGCCGGCAACCTTCTGGCGGACGGCGACAGCGTCATCACGATCAAGGATCTGAAGGTAAAGGGCGCCGGACAAACGCTGCGCAAAGGCACTGTGATAAAGTCGATCAGGCTGACCGGCGACGCACAGGAAATCGACTGTCGCTACGAGGGCATCAAAGGCCTGGTTCTTCGAGCCGAGTTTGTACGCAAACACTGA